A stretch of Tenrec ecaudatus isolate mTenEca1 chromosome 2, mTenEca1.hap1, whole genome shotgun sequence DNA encodes these proteins:
- the LOC142440316 gene encoding olfactory receptor 2AG2-like: protein MGEGNETAPVGFLLLGLFTDSKYPELLICIILLTYVTAVAGNSILIFLIWLDSHLHTPMYIRLSQLALMDLTLTSSTVTKMASNFFSGKRNISKLGCGIQMFLYLTVGIAECVFLTLMAYDRYVAICHPLRYPVLMSPSICLTIVTVSWVGSAFTSLSHTIYIMHFPTCGSGEIHHFFCEVMAFLKLSCEDASTYEKVVLVTGTILILLPFGLILASYVFIFLTVLRMNSPKGKNRALLTCSSHLTVVSLYFGPAMIIYMTPGSSLSPELDQQLFVFDTIITPLLNPLIYSLRNKEVTRALKTFLGISLISN from the coding sequence ATGGGGGAGGGAAATGAAACTGCACCTGTAGGCTTCCTTCTCCTGGGCCTCTTCACTGACTCCAAGTATCCTGAGCTTCTCATCTGCATCATCCTTCTAACTTATGTTACTGCCGTTGCTGGAAATTCTATCTTGATCTTCCTCATCTGGTTGGATTCCCACCTCCACACTCCCATGTACATCCGTCTCAGTCAGCTTGCACTCATGGACTTGACCTTGACTTCCTCTACTGTCACCAAGATGGCCTCCAACTTCTTCTCCGGAAAAAGAAACATCTCAAAACTTGGCTGTGGGATCCAGATGTTCCTTTACTTGACTGTGGGAATAGCTGAGTGTGTCTTCCTGACTCTCATGGCCTATGATCGCTATGTGGCCATTTGTCATCCTCTGAGATACCCAGTCCTCATGAGCCCCAGCATCTGCCTGACAATTGTCACCGTATCTTGGGTTGGGAGTGCTTTTACTTCCTTATCCCATACGATCTACATAATGCATTTCCCCACCTGTGGATCCGGGGAGATTCACCACTTCTTCTGTGAAGTAATGGCTTTCCTGAAGCTTTCCTGTGAGGATGCATCAACATATGAAAAAGTGGTGCTAGTCACAGGCACAATATTGATCCTCCTCCCATTTGGCCTCATTCTGGCTTCTTATGTCTTCATCTTCCTCACTGTTCTACGCATGAACtcccccaaagggaagaacagggcCCTGCTCACCTGCTCCTCCCATCTGACTGTGGTGAGTCTCTACTTTGGACCAGCCATGATTATCTATATGACCCCAGGCTCCtctctctccccagaactagatcAGCAGCTCTTTGTATTTGACACCATAATCACTCCCCTCCTGAACCCTTTGATCTATAGCCTTCGAAACAAAGAGGTAACGAGGGCTCTAAAGACCTTTCTGGGGATATCACTCATATCAAACTAA
- the LOC142440317 gene encoding olfactory receptor 2AJ1-like, which produces MPLDIQNGHSPMYFLLSQLSLIDLALISTSVPKMVTNFFSGKRTISQIGCGTQIFLSLTLGIAECLLLTLMSYDRYVAICNPLRYSVIMSHTICTQMVIGSWVGGAVTSLIHTAYAMHFPICRPRKIPHFLCEGMALLKLTCEDISAYVKSVVVSSFLVVLIPLSLILTSYTLIVLAVLRMNSPEGRNRALTTCSSHLCVVSLYFGPAILVYMRPGSSKTPKLNQSLFMFNAILTPMLNPLIYSLRNKDVITALKTIIISRCPQGKMKICT; this is translated from the exons ATGCCATTG GATATTCAAAATGGCCACTCTCCCATGTACTTCCTGCTCAGTCAGCTCTCTCTCATTGACTTGGCCTTGATCTCAACTTCTGTCCCCAAAATGGTCACAAACTTCTTCTCAGGGAAGAGAACCATATCTCAGATTGGCTGTGGAACCCAGATCTTCTTAAGCTTAACCCTGGGGATTGCTGAGTGCCTCTTGTTGACCctcatgtcctatgaccgctacgTTGCCATCTGTAACCCTCTGCGATATTCAGTCATCATGAGTCACACAATCTGTACACAAATGGTCATTGGCTCCTGGGTAGGAGGAGCAGTTACTTCCCTGATCCATACAGCCTATGCCATGCACTTCCCAATTTGTCGCCCACGAAAGATTCCTCATTTTTTGTGTGAAGGCATGGCCCTCCTGAAGCTGACTTGTGAGGACATTTCAGCCTATGTGAAATCAGTGGTCGTCTCGAGCTTTTTGGTGGTCCTTATTCCACTGAGTCTCATtctgacctcctacaccctcatcgTCCTCGCTGTACTCCGCATGAACTCCCCAGAGGGCAGGAACAGAGCTCTCACCACCTGCTCTTCCCACCTCTGTGTGGTGAGCCTGTACTTCGGCCCCGCCATATTGGTCTACATGAGGCCAGGTTCCTCTAAGACTCCCAAATTAAACCAGTCCCTCTTTATGTTTAACGCCATCTTGACCCCAATGCTTAACCCTCTCATCTATAGTCTGAGAAACAAGGACGTCATAACAGCTTTGAAGACTATAATCATCAGTAGATGTCCCCAGGGAAAGATGAAAATCTGTACCTGA